TAATCGGAAAGTAAAAGTTAATCGGTGAAAGTGAGCTTTTTTAACTCACTTTCTACCACTCAAGTCCTCTGAGGTATTTGAAGATAGCGCGCGAGGATTTAGGCGGCTTGTTTTGCTCAGCTTCTTTTTGAGCATTACGAATGGCTTGTCGTAGAATCGTTCGATCCGCTTGTGGGTAAGATTCCAAAAACTCATTCAAGGCATCATCCCCTTCTTCGACCAAACGGTCACGCCATTTTTCTAAACGATGAAAGTGTGCATTTTGTTGCTGAGCTTTTTGTTCTTCTTCCTGAAATTTTTCTTTGATTTCAACAATTAAATCTTCATTCTTGCGAAGCAACTTCCCAATAAAAGCTTTTTGCCTTTTTAGTGCTGGTCCTTTATCCATACGCTTTAATAACAAAATCGCATTTAACAGCTCATCCGTTAAGCCTAAGGATTTAATTTTGGACTCAGACAGTTCCGCCAACTTCTCACCTAAATCGGTAACAGCCTGAGCAGCTTTTTTAATATCCGTTCGGCTCTCAAACTCTTCTTGTTCCCAGTCAGGAATTTCTTTAGGCGTCTTGGCGCGGTTTACATTACGTGGTCTAACCATCTTCTTATCCTTTTCTTTGCCTCTTTGCCGAAGTTAACTTTCCGGCATCATTTCAAGCCATTGCTGTTCACTTAGCACAGTTATACCAAGTGATTCGGCTTTTGCCAACTTAGAGCCAGCCTTCTCACCCGCCAACAAAAAATCCGTACTGGCTGAGATACTTCCTGTGACTTTTGCTCCTGCCGCTTCCAGCAGTTTTTTGGCACCCGTTCTTCCCATGGATTCCAAGGTACCGGTAATGACAATGACTTTACCTGCAAAAGGACTGTCTTCCTGAACGACTATATCTTTAGGTTCCGGCCAGTGCACCCCTGCGTTGAACAAACCTTGTATCACTTCTTGGTTATGTGGCTGCTGGAAAAAATGAACCAAATGGCTCGCAACCACTTCTCCAACGTCATTCA
This portion of the Hydrogenovibrio marinus genome encodes:
- the yjgA gene encoding ribosome biogenesis factor YjgA, which translates into the protein MVRPRNVNRAKTPKEIPDWEQEEFESRTDIKKAAQAVTDLGEKLAELSESKIKSLGLTDELLNAILLLKRMDKGPALKRQKAFIGKLLRKNEDLIVEIKEKFQEEEQKAQQQNAHFHRLEKWRDRLVEEGDDALNEFLESYPQADRTILRQAIRNAQKEAEQNKPPKSSRAIFKYLRGLEW